Part of the Salminus brasiliensis chromosome 2, fSalBra1.hap2, whole genome shotgun sequence genome, AGCATGGCAACAAGCTCACCTTTCAGCTCCCTGTTCTCCTTGATGAGGATGTTCATCTGCTGAAGGGTCTCCTCCACATGGGACGTGCCTGCACCGTGGGACCCTCGGGGTGAGGTGAGGTCCCCGTTCACCATGGGCGAACTCGATGCCATCTTTTCCTCGTTCCACAGGGTGTGTTCCTAAACGAGGGAGATACAATGACTCAGACGAGGAAAAGAGCTCAAAGAGAAAGCAGCAGACAGCACGACCAGCAGAGTGTCCTACACACTGCCTGAAGCCTGACCAGACTGTCAGACATGCTGTCACCCTGACGTCGATGGCCTACAGAACAGGATTCTGATCCCACGTTTAAGGACGTTAGCTAACGACAACAGCGACGTTTATAGGACAGTGTAACACTGCTGTATCTGCCTTAACTTTTACTTTCGTTTCTTACATTTATTACGCAACGTCCTCAAAAACACACCCGTCCACACTACACCGACACACAGCTGAGGGAATTACTGAACAGCGCACATATCCCGCACTGAACATCGAGGACATGTCGAAATCAGCCTAACTTtccacacacagctcactcctcactcctcactcctcactcctcaGGACCTGCAGGCTGCAAACCTCCGTCTCGCGTTTCACGCGGACATTTAAAGAGACTCGTTTGGCGAATAAAGGACAAAGTTAGCAGCCTGCCAGGATTACTTACCGATCTCCACTTCTCTTCTGTGCCCTCTGACTCTTCCTCGCTTTCTCTTTCTGCGCACTTGTTTGGGGAATGCAGTTGTTCCTGGTTCTGACGTTTCTCACAGGTTCCGTCGCCTGGCTGTCACTCCGTGAGCTGCGCGCAGGCGCAGATCTACACCTCACGCGGGCAGGCCTAAGCGGAAGCGCGGAGGAGCGGAGCGGCTCATAAATCGGTCCATGTGTGATACAGATCTACTCTCCTGCTGCGCAGGCGCGGGGTTGCGGGCTGGGCTGctgctgtagctcctcctcGGTTGGTCCCGGGCTCGGGATTTCCCTCCGCCATCGCCGCGGCTTTCCGCATAGTCACCTCTACTGGAGTCACGCGCGGCGCTGACGCACGACCGTGCTGCAATTTCCCAGCGTCACTTTGCATTCAGGGCGACACAAGACCCCCCTATAAAAAACTGGCTACCCTGATCACAATACCGGCTCATATGTAGCATATTGGCTTCCTACCACCTTTCCTACCACCTTTAattttgaaacattttattggtctatttatcaacattttaatatataaaatgatatcatatattaacattatattaatattatattcatttttaatgacaTGTCTTTAATTCAATGTACATATGTAGGCTAGATTGACAATCATCAACTTCAAACTTTACAAAATACCACGattaacacaaacaaaaattaaaattaaataaaatatatattttttttatacttgTCGACTCAGGGCTCCCTGTAAGCGAATGATTACACCACAGATAGTTATAAAACCACTCAGATTATGGATGTTAAGACGTTTGCAGCTTCACCGCTGTAGTTCTCTTATTCGGACACTAGATGGAGGTTTGCTCTCTAGACTACACGGATCCTAGAAAACTCAGAACCGCTGGATTGGACCGTCTCGTCCTTAtgaaacatacacatacaaacattgTCTTATAAAACATTAACTGTGTCTCATATAATTCAaacctgaaaaaaacaaaaacaaatatatatatatatatattaaatacattatatatatagtaaatactTTAAGTCTTTAAGTTTAAgcataagtaagtaaataagtaaataaaaccTATTAAGAGTTAAAATTCCTTATCACAGTAGTGATGTACAGTAGTGATGTACAGTAGTGATGTACAGTAGTGATGTATATAACTGATGGCTTCATCACAGCAGACCAGCAAGATGGACAGATGTCTGCAGCAGCAAAGTAGAGGTTAATTACAGGGACTGTTTGGACTTCATCAACGGCTGTTGTAATGAATGGGAAACCCGAGGATCCTTCTACATTCAGAGGGAGCCGTGCAGCGATTGGCTGGAGAAACTTTAGCGCCCTCTGATTGGTCCAGACCGCGCTATGGGGCAGATGGGCAGAAGAGGCTGTGGGGGAGTTTGTTGGAGATCATTAGAGGGGAGCAGACTGCAGACCTCACTCCTTTAACCTGCGGGCCATGCTCACCCCTGACTGCTATGGCTGAGCAGAAGGATAAGCGGTCAACTGCACAGGCAGCAAAGTTCAGGGATATGGAgcccgagagagagagggagtaaaagagagagagagagagagagagagagagagagagagagagttggtcATCAGTCTTACTTGTTCTGTGTAAGAGGGAGAGATGTCAGTGCGCGCGCTGCTCGTGCTGCTCTCGTGCTcggtggtgtgtgtggggggctgTATGCTGCCCGCTGAGTGGAGGCCGCTGAGTGAGGGCTGCCGCGCCGAGCTCGCGCACATCATCCTTTACGCCAGAGTGCTCGCGCTGCACGAGGAGCCGCACGCGCAGCCGCACGCGCAGGACGGCCTGCTGTACGCGGCGGAGGTGGAGGTGCTGTGTGACCAGGCGTGGGGCAGCATGCTGGAGGTGCCCGCTGGGTCCCGCCTTAACGTGTCCGGCCTCGGCTACCTCCACTGCCAGTCCCACACTGTGATGGAGAACTACTCCTACATCTTCTTCctcaggtgagagagagagagagagagaggagaggcagCATAATAGAGAACTTctcctacactgttaaaatgacaagatccttgaggaacctttggaagTTCTTCATTTAAAATCTGTGAGGGAGCTTCTTAAGGTgcattgaggaaccttcaagaggTTTGTAGAATAAGGTTCCTTGATGTTTCATTAAAGCACCaaaagaggttccttcacagtttcaacttgaagaacctccaaaagttccttaaaGATCTGGTCCTTCTAACAGTGTACATGTTCTTCCTCTGGTGAgcaggtgaaagagagagagcgagagagagagcataatgGAGAACTACTCATACATCTTTctcaggtgagagagagagagagggagatcaaGGAGACAGCATAATGGAGAACGTCTCCTACACGTTTCTcatgtaaaagacagagagagagagagagagaaaggagagccAGCATAATGGAGAACTACTACATCTCCCACATCTTCCTCAggtgagagagaatgacagaaagagggagagaacgagtaagagaaagaggttgagagagggagagagagaaagaaaggacacagagagagaacgagtaagagaaagaggttgagagagagagagagagagagaatgagtaaaagagagattgagagagggagagagaaagaaaggagagagagagagaacgagtaagagaaagaggttgagagagagagagaatgagtaaaagagagattgagagagggagagagaaagaaaggagagagagagaacgagtaagagaaagaggttgagagagagagagaatgagtaaaagagagagattgagagagggagagaaaaagaaaggagagagagagagaacgagtaagagaaagaggttgagagagagagaatgagtaaaagagagagattgagagagggagagaaaaagaaaggagagagagagaatgagtaagagaaagaggttgagagagagaatgagtaaaagagagagattgagagagggagagaaaaagaaaggagagagagagagaacgagtaagagaaagaggttgagagagagagagaatgagtaaaagagagagattgagagaggaagagagaaagaaaggagagagagagaacgagtaagagaaagaggttgagagagggagagagagagaatgagtaagaaaaagagattgagagagggagagagagagaatgagtaaaagagagagattgagagagagagagagaaagagattgagagagggagagagagagaatgagaaagagattgagagagggagagagaaagagattgagagagggagagagagagagagaatgagtaagagaaagagattgagagagggagagagagagaggttgagagagggagagagagaaagaaaggacacagagagagaatgagtaagagaaagaggttgagagagagagagaatgagtaaaagagagattgagagagggagagagaaagaaaggagagagagagagaacgagtaagagaaagaggttgagagagagagaatgagtaaaagagagagattgagagggagagaaaaagaaaggagagagagagagaacgagtaagagaaagaggttgagagagagagagaatgagtaaaagagagattgagagagggagagaaaaagaaaggagagagagagaacgagtaagagaaagaggttgagagagagagagaatgagtaagagaaagaggttgagagagggagagagagagaatgagtaagaaaaagagattgagagagggagagagagagaatgagtaaaagagagattgagagaggaagagagaaagaaaggagagagagagaacgagtaagagaaagaggttgagagagagagagaatgagtaaaagagagagattgagagaggaagagagaaagaaaggagagagagagaacgagtaagagaaagaggttgagagagagagagaatgaataaaagagagagattgagagagggagagagagagaaagaaaagacacagaaagagaacgagtaagagaaagaggttgagagagggagagagagagaatgagtaagaaaaagagattgagagagggagagagagagaatgagtaaaagagagagattgagagagagagagaaagagattgagagagggagagagagagaatgagtaagagaaagagattgaaagagggagagagagagaatgagtaaaagagagagattgagagagattgagagagggagagagagagagaatgagtaagagaaagagattgaaagagggagagagagagaatgagaaagagattgagagagggagagagaaagagattgagagagggagagagagagaatgagtaagagaaagaaagagattgagagagggagagagagagagaatgagtaagagaaagagattgaaagagggagagagagagaatgagaaagagattgagagagggagagagaaagagattgagagagggagagagagagaatgagtaagagaaagagattgagagagggagagagagaatgagtaagagaaagagattgagagagggagagagagaatgagtaagagaaagagattgggaaaaggagagagagaatgagagggagagagagagaatgagtaagagaaagagattgagagagggagaaagagaaagaatgagtaagagaaagagattgagagagggagagaaagagaatgagtaaGAAAAAGTgattgagagagggagagagagaatgagagggagagagagaatgagtaagagaaagagattgagagagggagagagagagagagaatgagtaagagaaagagattgagagagggagagagagagagaatgagtaagagaaagagattgagagagggagagagagagagagaatgagtaagAGAAAGTgattgagagagggagagagagaatgagagggagagagagagaatgagtaagagaaagagattgagagagggagagagagagagaatgagtaagagaaagagattgagagagggagagagagagagagagaatgagtaagagaaagagattgagagagggagagagagaatgagagggcgagagagagaatgagtaagagaaagagactgagagagggagaaagagaaagaaatagagagagaaacaaaaaaatacacagatgaggggggggggagtgcaAAAGACAGGGAGgctagaaagaaaaaagagaggggaaacagagagacagaggaaggtGAATGAGAGAGtgccaaaagagagagagaaaacaaacaggaagagagagacagaggtggGTGAGGCAGACGGGGgtgggggcgagagagagagagaaagaaaacagagtgAGAAGAGAGCGGAGACGAGAAGAGTgagcaaaaaagagagagaaatacgaGGGCTCAGTtcaatgaagagagagagaggtcataGACTCCAGTGTTTGGGGTCACAAGGTCATGCAGACTTATGacaggagatggagagagagaaacgacTTGCAGACTTATGGACAGTGCAGACTTAGACATGCTACTGGTGTtgttgacacacacatacactctcacacacacaggtagaAAGAACATACCTGAGAGTGAGttataacatttacattaatacattaatattcaTCATATTTACCTCTCCAACAGTTCATATGCTTTGAAGTTGCCTTTGCTTATGTTCAGatgttctgctgctgttcagttGACCTCTGATTTCCAATATtgctcttgtgtgtgtgtgtgtgtgtgtgtgtgtgtgtgtgtgtgtgtttcacataCAGGATGGATGAAGACTATAACTTCCTTCCGCATGCCATTAACTACCAGGACGCCATCTTCCCCGACACGCAGGAGAACCACCGCATCTTCTCCAGCCTCTTCCAGTTCTCCAACTGCTCCAGTGGACACACACTCCACAGCTTCAGTCCAGAGTGGGAATACCAGGAGGACAGTAGGGTAGGACACGCACTACAAACACACTCACGTACAGTTGTATGTACACCAagtgagcactttattaggaacactatactaaCACTGGATAGGGCCTTCTTTTAGTCTCAAAACAGTCCTGTAAGATTCTGGCCCATGTTGGCATGATTGCGTCATacagttcctgcagattttaTTCCGTGAAGCTTCTGTTCttccacatcccaaaggtgctcTGTTGGATTCAGCTCCAGTGACTGAAAAAGCCACTGAAGAACATTGaacatgttcatgaaaccagtttagaAGACTTTTGCTTTGAGAAATtgagcaacaatactcaaataagGATGATCGAGAAAATTCAAGAAAATCAAGAAACCGTCCAGGTGtagtgagcctgtgcccactgcagcctcagctttctgttcttggcagaGAAAATGgaatgtggtcttctgctgttgcagCCCAACCTCCTCCAGGTTGGACatttgagatgcttttctgtttACTACAATTGTACAAAGTAGCCCTCTGAGTTACAGTAGACTGACtgttctctgttgacctctaaCAACAATGGTTGCAATGATTTGGAGGAGTACATAAGAAGGCTCCTCACTTCTTTTTTAGCAGCATGACCGTGATTCGAACGGCTCCTTACTTCTTTAATGGGCTTGCCATGTAGGAATATGTGAAAACTGAGCTCAGCAGAGCCGGTTTCTTGGAAAATATGTCTCAGAATGCAAATGTTGCAACCACAGACTTTAGGCTTGCATGGGCCTGATTGCTATAGCCATTTGCATAAAATCTATCTGGCCCTGTTTAACTTCATTCcccatcatttttttctgtctgaAGCATTTTTTAAGCATTCAGGCAGCCGCCATAGAGCAAAGTCAGGAACAGACAAAGAGTGGTAACtagcatatatacatatggaCGGCACATGCAGTTGCTACACTCGTGTATATGGACACTATGGGAACAAAAGTACTGGAGAGTAAAGTgcctgctgattcattgtttttaaaaagtgagTTAAATGAGACcatcagtaaggtcaggatCTCCAACTAAtccccaaagtattggatggagcaccattattccagagaacactgctccacagctcaatgcctagggggctttatacccctcgagcccacacctggcattagacatggtgccaataggttgatgttaattgctccagtgagtcctgttccattggcagtacttctctacagggactagacaagctcagAAGGATACAGTAAAAACAGCACTGGAAATAAGGGAATACACTTCCAGGATCTAATTTTATAAATTGACAGCATGTGCTAACCATATACTAGAAGACAGTGGACTAAAGACTAAAGTCTGACACTCTTGCATATCTAAAGACAATCTGTCATTACTCACTGATGATTTTGcacagactgagaatcttgcagggtCACTATTTGCATGACTGCAGCTAGTCTCCTTCTGAGATCATTTCTCATCATGCTCCTGGAGGAAAATTACAAGAGGAACTCCTGAACGATgaagcagaaacagaagcagcttctgtgtgtgctgtagttTGTTCTGGAAAAAGGATGCAGAATGTGAACACGACCATGTAACCGCTTTGCTATTTTCTGTGTAGTGATGGAGAGAGCTCACCTATTGGTTAATCACAATGTTCATGACGGGAGCCGAACTGCAACTCTAGCAATAGTGACGTGATCTTATTCCAACAATGGAAATTTGTCTGCGACAGTGAAATCGCTTGGacagtggtttggtgtgaggctggcataagtatttggacagtcttgattacaaaccataacaaaACTGACATTTTTATTGCTATACTTATAAACTTTACTTATATACTTTCCTTCAAACCATTGACTAAGAATTCTGAGAGAGTTACAGACTATTGAAGGTCATTCATTAGGTGATGTTTTCTGTAGCAGGTAAGTACAAAGTAGTAAATCTGATAACACTTGCTGATTTTTACCAATTTACTGTTTAATACAGCCCTAATTGATCATTCTAGCAGCTCACACAGCTTCACAGACAGAAGAATAG contains:
- the ccdc3a gene encoding coiled-coil domain-containing protein 3a is translated as MSVRALLVLLSCSVVCVGGCMLPAEWRPLSEGCRAELAHIILYARVLALHEEPHAQPHAQDGLLYAAEVEVLCDQAWGSMLEVPAGSRLNVSGLGYLHCQSHTVMENYSYIFFLRMDEDYNFLPHAINYQDAIFPDTQENHRIFSSLFQFSNCSSGHTLHSFSPEWEYQEDSRLLCSSVQQVLFEEEERVGRLQEHVTELQQKNEQLKARVGKLKRALRRARRSSRRKQRKRLELQQSRSASHTPSSHHFNHIAPPHKPSRHTQGL